A stretch of Natronococcus sp. CG52 DNA encodes these proteins:
- a CDS encoding BCCT family transporter, with translation MSESDAGTFDQFFDELDPIVFLFGAGITVGVIAMFFISPTTVENTITALNEGMLEYLNWALLAIVFTIVLFLLFLIVGPWGKIRFGDDPPEYSFLSFFAMLYSAGFAAGVVFWGPTEALFYYDNPSPLFDVGSQSGAAMSIAVQQTLFHWALPQLAVFTIMGIAIGYFAYNYENVPLRVSSALTPILGKENLDGPAAKTIDILAVFATIGGVATSLGFIGSQFVSGLNFQWGIDLGNTGIILVVTTMTLLFTISMVLGVDKGIRRLSNFNMVLFFILLAVTFIVGPTIFLVLLGTQAIGGMITDFISMSLFTGAGTEGGTQWVNDWTVFYWAWALSWSPFAGLFIARISRGRSVREVAFTGIVATSAATIPWFVSLGGTAVWMQHNGIADFSEVMAFEVGAEATGFIMFDAFPLGTVFMIAFMLLVTTFFITSADSSTLAVSMMTTGGKAQPSNINRIFWGVVLGMTAAILMILGGVDALQSAAIITGGPFAFVCFLAMLGLIKHFGSNHGRALLQDETVLIGSSDEPSTIGGTAQTSEDDD, from the coding sequence ATGAGTGAGTCCGACGCGGGGACGTTCGATCAGTTCTTCGACGAACTCGATCCGATCGTCTTCCTGTTCGGGGCGGGGATCACGGTCGGCGTGATCGCGATGTTCTTCATCAGTCCGACCACCGTCGAGAACACCATCACGGCGCTCAACGAGGGGATGCTCGAGTACCTGAACTGGGCGTTGCTGGCAATCGTGTTCACCATCGTCCTCTTTTTGCTGTTCCTGATCGTGGGCCCGTGGGGGAAGATCAGGTTCGGTGACGACCCGCCGGAGTACAGCTTCCTGTCGTTTTTCGCGATGCTGTACTCCGCAGGCTTCGCAGCGGGGGTGGTGTTCTGGGGACCGACCGAGGCGCTGTTCTACTACGACAACCCGTCGCCGCTGTTCGACGTCGGCAGTCAGTCGGGTGCGGCGATGAGCATCGCCGTCCAACAGACGCTCTTCCACTGGGCACTGCCCCAGCTGGCCGTGTTCACGATCATGGGGATCGCGATCGGCTACTTCGCGTACAACTACGAGAACGTTCCGCTGCGGGTGTCGTCGGCGCTCACGCCGATCCTCGGGAAGGAGAACCTGGACGGACCGGCCGCGAAGACGATCGACATCCTCGCCGTCTTCGCGACCATCGGCGGCGTCGCGACCTCGCTCGGGTTCATCGGGAGCCAGTTCGTCAGCGGCCTCAACTTCCAGTGGGGGATCGACCTGGGGAACACCGGAATCATCCTCGTGGTGACGACGATGACGCTCCTGTTTACCATCTCGATGGTGCTCGGGGTCGACAAGGGGATCCGGCGGCTCTCGAACTTCAACATGGTTCTCTTCTTCATCCTCCTGGCCGTGACCTTCATCGTCGGTCCGACGATCTTCCTGGTCCTGCTCGGAACGCAGGCGATCGGCGGGATGATCACCGACTTCATCTCCATGAGCCTCTTTACCGGTGCCGGCACCGAGGGTGGTACCCAGTGGGTGAACGACTGGACGGTGTTCTACTGGGCCTGGGCGCTCTCGTGGTCCCCGTTCGCGGGCCTGTTCATCGCACGGATTTCCCGCGGCCGAAGCGTCCGCGAGGTCGCGTTCACCGGCATCGTCGCGACCTCGGCGGCGACGATTCCGTGGTTCGTCTCGCTCGGCGGAACGGCCGTCTGGATGCAACACAACGGGATCGCCGACTTCAGTGAGGTCATGGCGTTCGAAGTCGGCGCGGAAGCCACCGGCTTCATCATGTTCGACGCGTTCCCGCTCGGGACCGTGTTCATGATCGCGTTCATGCTGCTGGTCACGACGTTCTTCATCACGTCGGCGGACTCCTCGACGCTCGCCGTCTCGATGATGACGACCGGCGGGAAGGCACAGCCGTCGAACATCAACCGGATCTTCTGGGGTGTGGTCCTCGGGATGACCGCAGCGATCCTCATGATCCTCGGCGGCGTCGACGCGCTCCAGTCGGCGGCGATCATCACCGGCGGTCCGTTCGCGTTCGTCTGCTTCCTCGCGATGCTCGGCCTGATCAAACACTTCGGGTCGAACCACGGGCGGGCGTTGCTCCAGGACGAGACCGTCCTCATCGGCTCGAGTGACGAACCGTCGACGATCGGCGGGACAGCCCAGACCAGCGAGGACGACGACTGA
- a CDS encoding aminotransferase class III-fold pyridoxal phosphate-dependent enzyme produces MNRDTAEPDADALPGPNAQQWVEFHQSYSAPSEYSHEFVWDITREADGPFVTDVDGNVLLDFTCHIGAAPLGYNNEKILGKLREFDLVEPMKIAGQDMYFGAGPTPEESDVPGSSHLMEQLTEVSSQYGMDTVFLSNSGAEAVENAMKITHDHRAPSKYGISFAGSFHGRTFGTLSITKSKEVYTRHYPEISGIETVPFCADRGCDADSCDCGFFAGGGSQLRNSLSPEGGHINPDEIAFLTLEPIQGVGGYRFPSEAFMQEVADVTDEYDIPLVVDEIQSGVGRTGEIWASDHYPIEPDVIASAKALRVGATISRSELFPAEKNRLGSTFGGGDLLGSMMGALTLEAIEEYDLLENATRRGEQAKELLRDDSPDHVVDVRGKGLMLAVEFDTPERRAAVVKESLKRGLLTLGCGKKTIRLLPPLDSSEREIELGIGIFLEAIEAVGPNAKAA; encoded by the coding sequence ATGAATAGGGACACCGCGGAACCCGACGCGGACGCGCTTCCCGGTCCGAACGCCCAGCAGTGGGTGGAGTTTCACCAGAGCTACTCGGCCCCCAGCGAGTACTCCCACGAGTTCGTCTGGGACATCACCCGAGAGGCGGACGGACCGTTCGTCACGGACGTCGACGGGAACGTGCTGCTGGATTTCACCTGTCACATCGGCGCGGCGCCGCTCGGCTACAACAACGAGAAGATCCTCGGGAAACTCCGGGAGTTCGACCTCGTCGAACCGATGAAGATCGCCGGCCAGGACATGTACTTCGGCGCCGGCCCGACCCCCGAGGAGTCGGACGTGCCGGGCTCGAGTCACCTGATGGAGCAACTCACCGAGGTCTCGAGCCAGTACGGGATGGACACCGTCTTCCTCTCGAACTCCGGCGCGGAGGCCGTCGAGAACGCGATGAAGATCACCCACGACCACCGGGCACCGTCGAAATACGGCATTTCGTTCGCGGGCAGTTTCCACGGTCGCACCTTCGGGACGCTCTCGATCACGAAGTCCAAGGAGGTGTACACGCGTCACTACCCCGAAATCAGCGGAATCGAGACGGTGCCGTTCTGCGCCGATCGGGGCTGTGACGCCGACAGCTGCGACTGCGGCTTCTTCGCCGGCGGCGGTTCACAGCTTCGCAACTCGCTGTCGCCCGAGGGCGGGCACATCAACCCCGACGAGATCGCGTTTCTCACCCTCGAGCCGATCCAGGGCGTCGGCGGCTACCGCTTCCCCAGCGAGGCGTTCATGCAGGAGGTCGCGGACGTCACCGACGAGTACGACATTCCGCTCGTGGTCGACGAGATTCAGTCCGGCGTCGGTCGCACCGGCGAGATCTGGGCCTCGGACCACTACCCGATCGAACCCGACGTCATCGCCAGCGCGAAGGCCCTCCGCGTCGGCGCGACCATTTCGCGTTCGGAGCTCTTCCCCGCCGAAAAGAATCGTCTCGGCTCCACCTTCGGCGGCGGCGACCTCCTCGGCTCGATGATGGGCGCGCTCACCCTCGAGGCCATCGAGGAGTACGACCTGCTCGAGAACGCCACTCGACGCGGCGAGCAGGCGAAGGAGTTGCTTCGCGACGACTCACCCGACCACGTCGTCGACGTGCGCGGGAAAGGCCTGATGCTCGCCGTCGAGTTCGACACCCCCGAGCGTCGTGCCGCCGTGGTGAAAGAATCGCTGAAACGCGGGCTGTTGACGCTGGGCTGTGGCAAGAAGACGATCCGACTGTTGCCGCCGCTGGACTCGAGCGAGCGCGAGATCGAGTTGGGGATCGGGATCTTCCTCGAAGCGATCGAGGCTGTCGGTCCGAACGCGAAAGCGGCGTAA
- the ilvA gene encoding threonine ammonia-lyase, with translation MSSRLVSLEDVEDARDRIEDVVHRTPLDTSRTFAEMSGAASVGLKLENVQRTGSFKIRGAYNTMAQLSPPEREVGVISSSAGNHAQGVALAGQLLGIDTTIVVPEVTPAAKIEATRGYGAEVVVEGDIYERSYEYALERAEETGETFVHPFDDEAIIAGQGTIGFELLEQYPEIDTVLVAIGGGGLISGIGTVLEAHDPDIRVVGVQPEGASHAKPSLEGDAIHELEDVDTVAEGIADTRMLETTFANAREVVDDVVSVSDREIAAAVTLLAERAKTVVESAGAAPLAAVISEAAELDLEDEHVGVVISGGNVNLTEHAELTRTGLHELERYVEARLAVAGWPTTVGSVVETVESEGAELDVLERARRSNVDHPNRVPVTIGLEGSGPEHLAGVLEALSDLDGVSVVERSLD, from the coding sequence ATGAGCAGTCGACTCGTCTCCCTCGAAGATGTCGAGGACGCACGCGACCGAATCGAGGACGTCGTTCACCGGACGCCGCTCGATACCTCGCGAACCTTCGCCGAGATGAGCGGCGCGGCCTCCGTCGGCCTCAAACTCGAGAACGTCCAGCGGACGGGCTCGTTCAAGATCCGCGGGGCGTACAACACGATGGCCCAACTGTCGCCCCCGGAGCGCGAGGTGGGCGTCATCTCCTCGAGCGCGGGCAACCACGCCCAGGGCGTCGCGCTGGCCGGCCAACTGCTCGGTATCGATACCACTATCGTCGTCCCTGAAGTCACGCCGGCCGCCAAGATCGAGGCGACCCGCGGCTACGGCGCCGAGGTCGTCGTCGAGGGCGACATCTACGAACGGTCCTACGAGTACGCCCTCGAGCGCGCCGAGGAAACCGGCGAGACGTTCGTCCACCCCTTCGACGACGAGGCGATCATCGCCGGTCAGGGGACGATCGGCTTCGAGCTGCTCGAGCAGTACCCGGAGATCGACACCGTACTCGTCGCGATCGGCGGCGGCGGGCTCATTTCGGGCATCGGGACGGTGCTCGAGGCCCACGATCCGGATATTCGAGTCGTCGGGGTCCAGCCGGAGGGCGCCTCCCACGCGAAACCGTCGCTCGAGGGCGACGCGATCCACGAACTCGAGGACGTCGACACCGTCGCGGAGGGGATCGCGGACACGCGAATGCTCGAGACCACGTTCGCGAACGCCCGCGAGGTCGTCGACGACGTGGTGAGCGTCAGCGACCGCGAGATCGCGGCTGCCGTGACGTTGCTCGCCGAGCGTGCGAAGACCGTCGTGGAGAGCGCCGGCGCGGCTCCGCTGGCGGCCGTCATTTCCGAGGCGGCGGAGCTTGACCTCGAGGATGAGCACGTCGGCGTCGTGATCTCGGGCGGGAACGTCAACCTCACCGAGCACGCCGAACTGACGCGGACTGGCCTGCACGAACTCGAGCGCTACGTCGAGGCCAGACTGGCCGTCGCGGGCTGGCCGACGACCGTCGGCAGCGTGGTGGAGACCGTCGAATCAGAGGGTGCGGAACTGGACGTCCTCGAGCGCGCCCGCCGGAGCAACGTCGATCACCCGAATCGGGTTCCGGTGACGATCGGGCTCGAGGGAAGTGGGCCCGAACATCTGGCAGGGGTGCTCGAGGCGCTATCCGATCTCGATGGCGTGTCCGTCGTCGAACGCTCGCTCGACTAA
- a CDS encoding amidohydrolase — protein MNEPIRDRLVSLRRSLHRHPEPAWREFYTTARVVEEIRAIGVDELAVGPDAYDPADRMAVPEDRRLASWDKRARDRGADPDLLDRMAGGNTGAVAVLERGVGPAIGLRVDIDALFIEESLDEDHDPVAEGFRSEIDGTMHACGHDVHMTWGLAVLEAIKESDFSGRLVVFFQPAEETSGGGCPMAKSEFADDLDYLLAVHVGLDHPTGEVVAGIEKPLAMCHVDATIHGTSAHAGKAPNEGANAMHAMGTAIENAYGIPRHSDGMTRVNIGYAEAGSASNVIAEEAHMEAEARGETTELMEYMKERLERTVKSAATMHGCQADVEVVSESPRADSDPELQALVSEVASGVRGVDHVLPAADFGASEDATFLMERVQRDGGLATYLIVGTDHPTSHHTPTFDVDEDSLEHGVDVLVETIRELERRHPVPHVDEETDVGDVADAEDSE, from the coding sequence ATGAACGAGCCGATACGGGACCGCCTCGTGTCCCTCCGGCGCAGTTTGCACCGCCACCCCGAGCCAGCCTGGCGCGAGTTCTACACGACCGCTCGCGTCGTCGAGGAGATACGAGCCATCGGCGTCGACGAGTTGGCCGTCGGCCCGGACGCCTACGATCCCGCCGACCGGATGGCCGTCCCCGAAGACCGCCGACTCGCGTCGTGGGACAAACGGGCACGCGATCGCGGTGCCGACCCCGACCTGCTCGATCGAATGGCCGGCGGCAACACCGGCGCGGTCGCCGTCCTCGAGCGCGGCGTGGGGCCTGCGATCGGGCTGCGCGTCGACATCGACGCGCTGTTCATCGAGGAGTCGCTCGACGAGGACCACGACCCGGTCGCCGAGGGCTTTCGCTCGGAGATCGACGGCACGATGCACGCCTGCGGCCACGACGTCCACATGACCTGGGGGCTGGCCGTCCTCGAGGCGATCAAAGAGAGCGACTTCTCGGGCCGACTCGTCGTCTTCTTCCAGCCCGCTGAAGAGACCAGCGGCGGCGGCTGCCCGATGGCGAAGAGCGAGTTCGCGGACGATCTGGACTACCTGCTCGCCGTCCACGTCGGCCTCGATCATCCGACGGGCGAAGTCGTGGCCGGAATCGAAAAGCCCCTCGCGATGTGTCACGTCGACGCGACGATCCACGGCACCTCCGCACACGCCGGCAAGGCACCCAACGAGGGGGCGAACGCGATGCACGCGATGGGGACGGCGATCGAGAACGCCTACGGTATCCCCCGTCACAGCGACGGGATGACCCGGGTGAATATCGGCTACGCCGAGGCCGGCTCCGCGAGCAACGTCATCGCCGAGGAGGCCCACATGGAGGCCGAAGCGCGCGGCGAGACGACCGAACTGATGGAGTACATGAAGGAGCGACTCGAGCGAACGGTCAAATCCGCCGCGACGATGCACGGCTGTCAGGCCGACGTCGAGGTCGTCAGCGAGTCGCCGCGGGCCGACAGCGATCCCGAGTTGCAGGCGCTCGTGAGCGAGGTCGCGAGCGGCGTCCGCGGAGTCGATCACGTCCTTCCGGCGGCCGACTTCGGTGCGAGCGAGGACGCCACGTTCCTGATGGAGCGCGTCCAGCGGGACGGCGGGCTCGCAACTTACCTGATCGTCGGCACCGACCACCCCACCAGTCACCACACGCCGACGTTCGACGTCGACGAGGACAGCCTCGAGCACGGCGTCGACGTCCTCGTCGAGACGATCCGGGAACTCGAGCGCCGGCATCCGGTTCCGCACGTCGACGAGGAGACGGACGTGGGAGACGTCGCGGACGCGGAGGACAGTGAATGA
- a CDS encoding NAD(P)-dependent oxidoreductase, whose protein sequence is MSTNPDVVVLREGTEGLSMESYAETLRQRLPEHTVALARTPEEERELVPQARVVTGITIEEELLDSADRLELFACTFAGTDHVPMDALVDHGVAVTNAGGIHAPGIAEQSIANMLVFARNLHEGWRRKSNGEWRHFQSREFTDSTVTIVGLGSIGQEIVQRLEGFEVETIGIRYTPSKGGPTDEVLSFEEADIHEAFSRSEYVVLACPLNDLTRELVDEDALATLPPNAVIVNAARGGIIDTDALVSALQFSGIRGAALDVTDPEPLPNDHELWDLENCLITPHTGGHTPKHWDRLADIVAHNVGVIEEDGNGDLENAVYRPESN, encoded by the coding sequence ATGAGCACGAATCCAGACGTCGTCGTTCTGAGAGAGGGAACGGAAGGGCTGTCGATGGAATCGTACGCCGAAACGCTGCGCCAACGGCTCCCCGAGCACACCGTCGCGCTCGCGCGAACGCCGGAAGAGGAGCGCGAACTCGTCCCGCAGGCGCGAGTCGTGACGGGCATCACGATCGAGGAGGAACTGCTCGACTCGGCCGACCGACTCGAGCTGTTCGCGTGTACGTTCGCCGGCACCGACCACGTTCCGATGGACGCGCTGGTAGATCACGGCGTCGCCGTGACGAACGCGGGGGGGATCCACGCCCCCGGCATCGCCGAGCAGTCGATCGCCAACATGCTCGTCTTCGCGCGAAATCTCCACGAGGGGTGGCGGCGCAAGTCGAACGGGGAGTGGCGCCACTTCCAGTCCCGCGAGTTTACCGACAGCACGGTCACGATCGTCGGTCTCGGCTCGATCGGACAAGAGATCGTCCAGCGTCTCGAGGGCTTCGAGGTCGAGACGATCGGCATCCGCTACACGCCCTCGAAGGGCGGTCCGACCGACGAGGTGCTGAGTTTCGAGGAAGCGGACATCCACGAGGCCTTTTCGCGAAGCGAGTACGTCGTCCTCGCCTGCCCGCTCAACGACCTGACGCGCGAACTCGTCGACGAGGACGCGCTGGCGACGCTCCCGCCGAACGCGGTGATCGTCAACGCCGCTCGCGGCGGCATTATCGACACCGACGCGCTCGTCTCGGCGCTGCAGTTCAGCGGGATCCGCGGCGCCGCACTCGACGTCACCGACCCCGAACCGCTGCCGAACGATCACGAACTCTGGGACCTCGAGAACTGCCTGATCACGCCCCATACGGGCGGCCACACGCCGAAACACTGGGACCGACTGGCCGACATCGTCGCGCACAACGTCGGTGTGATCGAGGAGGATGGGAACGGTGACCTCGAGAACGCCGTCTACCGGCCGGAGTCGAACTGA
- a CDS encoding FAD-binding and (Fe-S)-binding domain-containing protein, producing the protein MATDNSPSTTDHSDQTSTPDETDLGPPSDPRAADPATDSRADYDYVGGDVDRPALVADLQERIDGEVRFDEYSRRLYATDASAYEMTPIGVVLPRSTADVASVVAYCAENGIPVLPRGGGTSLAGQAVNEAVVLDFTAHMGEVLEIDSEEGRATVEAGAVLADLNDELAPHDLKFAPDPAAGNRSTIGGAIGNNSTGAHSLQYGKTDAYVESCEVVLADGSVERFGEVTVAELRDRDDPDGDLLGRIYDALRRVIDDEADSIRDVFPQLKRNVSGYNLDRLVAEAYGRPDAFDENAGDSAVIDDDVELDPDATINLARVFAGSEGTLGVITEAIVSLESVPETTSVALLTYHDLLEAMADVDTIVRTHDPAAIEAIDDVLIDLAERTEEFADLVERLPAGTETALLVEFYAESDDDGREQVADLLADRLPDEDVPDPTADDADADDEGNVTASEHDPVRAFDALEAHDPDGIAELWKLRKSAAPILLSRTSDAKHISFIEDTAVPTENLADYVADFQAVLEEYDTFASFYAHAGPGCMHMRPLVDTKSADGLEEFEAVSDAVTDLVVEYGGSVSGEHGDGRARTQWNRKLYGDDVWELFRELKTAFDPDWLLNPGNVCGDHEMIEQLRFDPDYEFEAGFEPALNWENENGFQGMAELCHGCGGCRGDQETTGGVMCPTYRAAEEESLSTRGRANMLRGAMSGELDVDATDAEFLAEIMDLCIGCKGCARDCPSEVDMAKLKAEVEHANHQENGSSLRDRLFANVDRLNAVGSALAPLSNWASRLPGSGLVTEKTLGIARERDLPTFAGESLEEWFEARGSRVPLEEADRKVLVFPDTYTNYNHPRAGKATVQVLETAGVHVRIPDEVTSTGRPAHSKGFLDVSRDRARTNVGALAPLVEDGWEVVLVEPSDAVMFQSDYLDLCSGVDVEAVASSTYGVMEYVERFDLAAELPTAAPEERLTYHGHCHQKATKKDGHAATVLEAVGYEVDALDSGCCGMAGSFGYEAEHYSLSQRIGEILFEQVEESDGETVVAPGASCRSQLSGYDGCEEPPHPIEKVSDALSGEPTR; encoded by the coding sequence ATGGCCACCGACAACTCGCCTTCCACGACCGACCACAGCGACCAGACGTCCACGCCGGACGAAACAGATCTCGGGCCACCGTCGGATCCGCGTGCGGCGGACCCCGCGACGGATTCGCGAGCCGACTACGACTACGTCGGTGGCGACGTCGATCGTCCCGCGCTCGTCGCGGACTTACAGGAGCGAATCGACGGCGAGGTCCGGTTCGACGAGTACAGCCGGCGGCTGTACGCGACCGACGCGAGCGCCTACGAGATGACGCCCATCGGCGTCGTCCTCCCGCGGTCGACGGCCGACGTCGCGAGCGTCGTCGCGTACTGCGCCGAGAACGGAATCCCGGTGCTCCCGCGCGGCGGCGGAACGAGTCTCGCGGGGCAGGCGGTCAACGAGGCCGTCGTCCTCGATTTCACGGCGCACATGGGCGAGGTGCTCGAGATCGATTCGGAGGAAGGGCGGGCGACCGTCGAAGCGGGGGCGGTGCTCGCCGACCTCAACGACGAACTCGCGCCCCACGACCTGAAGTTCGCGCCTGATCCTGCGGCGGGAAATCGTAGCACGATCGGCGGCGCGATCGGCAACAACTCGACCGGCGCCCACTCGCTGCAGTACGGCAAGACCGACGCCTACGTCGAGTCCTGCGAGGTCGTCCTCGCCGACGGCTCCGTCGAGCGCTTCGGCGAGGTGACGGTGGCCGAACTGCGCGATCGGGACGATCCCGACGGCGACCTGCTCGGGCGGATCTACGACGCCCTGCGTCGCGTGATCGACGACGAAGCCGACTCGATCAGGGACGTGTTCCCGCAACTGAAGCGCAACGTGTCGGGATACAACCTCGATCGACTGGTCGCGGAGGCCTACGGGAGGCCCGACGCCTTCGACGAGAACGCTGGCGACTCTGCCGTGATCGACGACGACGTCGAACTCGATCCCGACGCGACGATCAACCTCGCTCGCGTCTTCGCCGGCAGCGAGGGAACCCTCGGCGTGATCACCGAGGCGATCGTCTCGCTCGAGTCCGTCCCCGAGACGACGTCCGTCGCCCTGCTGACCTACCACGACCTGCTCGAGGCGATGGCCGACGTCGACACCATCGTCCGGACGCACGATCCGGCGGCGATCGAGGCGATCGACGACGTGCTGATCGACCTGGCCGAGCGCACCGAGGAGTTCGCCGACCTGGTCGAACGACTCCCCGCGGGTACCGAGACGGCGCTGCTCGTGGAGTTCTACGCCGAGAGCGACGACGACGGCCGCGAGCAGGTTGCAGATCTGCTGGCGGATCGGTTGCCCGACGAGGACGTGCCGGATCCGACGGCCGACGACGCCGACGCGGACGACGAGGGCAACGTGACCGCGTCCGAGCACGACCCAGTCCGTGCTTTCGACGCACTCGAGGCCCACGACCCCGACGGCATCGCCGAACTCTGGAAGCTTCGAAAGAGTGCGGCGCCGATCCTCCTCTCTCGTACCTCCGACGCGAAACACATCTCGTTCATCGAGGACACGGCCGTCCCGACCGAGAATCTCGCGGACTACGTCGCCGACTTCCAGGCGGTGCTCGAGGAGTACGACACGTTCGCGAGCTTCTACGCCCACGCGGGGCCGGGCTGCATGCACATGCGGCCGCTGGTCGACACGAAGAGTGCGGACGGACTCGAGGAGTTCGAGGCCGTTTCGGACGCCGTCACGGACCTCGTCGTCGAGTACGGCGGCTCCGTCTCCGGCGAACACGGCGACGGCCGCGCGCGCACCCAGTGGAACCGCAAGCTCTACGGCGACGACGTCTGGGAGCTCTTTCGCGAGCTGAAGACGGCGTTCGATCCGGACTGGCTGCTCAATCCGGGGAACGTCTGCGGCGACCACGAAATGATCGAACAGCTCCGTTTCGACCCCGACTACGAGTTCGAGGCGGGGTTCGAACCCGCCCTGAACTGGGAGAACGAGAACGGCTTTCAGGGCATGGCCGAACTCTGTCACGGCTGTGGCGGCTGTCGCGGCGACCAGGAGACGACCGGCGGCGTGATGTGTCCGACCTACCGCGCGGCCGAGGAGGAGAGTCTGAGCACCCGCGGCCGGGCCAACATGCTCCGTGGAGCGATGAGCGGGGAACTCGACGTCGACGCAACCGACGCGGAGTTCCTCGCAGAGATCATGGACCTCTGTATCGGCTGCAAGGGCTGCGCCCGCGACTGCCCGAGCGAGGTCGATATGGCGAAGCTCAAGGCCGAAGTGGAGCACGCGAACCATCAGGAGAACGGCTCGAGTCTCCGCGACAGGCTGTTCGCGAACGTCGACCGGCTGAACGCCGTCGGCTCCGCGCTGGCGCCGCTCTCGAACTGGGCGAGTCGGCTCCCCGGCTCCGGCCTCGTTACCGAGAAGACCCTCGGAATCGCTCGCGAGCGCGACCTCCCGACCTTCGCCGGCGAGAGCCTCGAGGAGTGGTTCGAAGCGCGCGGCTCTCGAGTTCCGCTCGAGGAGGCCGACCGGAAAGTCCTGGTCTTTCCGGACACGTACACGAACTACAACCACCCCAGAGCCGGGAAGGCGACGGTGCAGGTCCTCGAGACGGCCGGCGTCCACGTCCGGATCCCCGACGAGGTGACCTCGACCGGCCGACCGGCCCACTCCAAGGGCTTCCTCGACGTCTCCCGCGATCGGGCCCGAACGAACGTCGGCGCCCTCGCGCCGCTCGTCGAGGACGGCTGGGAGGTCGTCCTCGTCGAGCCCTCGGACGCCGTCATGTTCCAGTCCGACTATCTCGACCTGTGCTCCGGCGTCGACGTCGAGGCGGTCGCCTCGAGCACCTACGGCGTCATGGAGTACGTAGAGCGGTTCGACCTGGCCGCCGAACTGCCGACCGCAGCGCCCGAAGAACGGCTGACCTACCACGGCCACTGTCACCAGAAGGCGACGAAGAAGGACGGCCACGCGGCGACGGTGCTCGAGGCCGTCGGCTACGAGGTCGACGCGCTCGACTCGGGCTGTTGCGGCATGGCCGGCTCGTTCGGCTACGAGGCCGAGCACTACTCGCTCAGCCAGCGGATCGGCGAGATCCTCTTCGAGCAGGTCGAGGAAAGCGACGGCGAGACGGTCGTCGCGCCCGGCGCGTCCTGCCGGAGCCAGCTGTCGGGGTACGACGGCTGCGAGGAGCCGCCCCACCCGATCGAGAAGGTCTCGGACGCGCTCTCGGGCGAGCCCACTCGCTGA
- a CDS encoding Lrp/AsnC family transcriptional regulator, translated as MSSTVLDDVDREILYALQQDARNTTTRAIGEQVGVTASTVSNRITHLEADGIITDYYTVLDYDRAGFPLHVLITATAPIVEREALARRALDIPGVVNVRELMVGEGNIRLETVGQSNDDITRIVTELSEMGVSISDEVLVRNQYRHPLAFLETDTEI; from the coding sequence ATGTCTTCGACCGTACTGGACGACGTCGACAGGGAGATTCTGTACGCACTCCAGCAAGACGCTCGCAACACGACGACGAGAGCTATCGGTGAGCAGGTGGGCGTGACGGCGAGCACCGTCAGTAACCGTATCACCCACCTCGAAGCGGACGGGATTATCACCGATTACTACACCGTGCTGGACTACGATCGGGCAGGTTTCCCCTTGCACGTCCTGATTACGGCCACCGCGCCGATAGTCGAACGAGAAGCTCTCGCTCGACGAGCGCTCGACATCCCCGGCGTGGTGAACGTCCGCGAACTCATGGTCGGAGAGGGCAATATTCGACTCGAAACCGTCGGCCAGTCCAACGACGACATCACCCGTATCGTCACGGAGTTGTCCGAAATGGGCGTATCGATTAGCGACGAAGTCCTCGTTCGAAACCAGTATCGCCACCCGCTGGCCTTCCTCGAGACCGATACTGAGATCTGA
- a CDS encoding helix-turn-helix domain-containing protein → MKASPSHSTEWNDEKLDSSLRILANSVRRHLLWQLSQENDTVATIDELCDGLLVDGSEKLTGDEARIALLHTHLPMLSDAGIVDVDWERETVRYRSGHRIESLLRPIRATTEA, encoded by the coding sequence ATGAAAGCGTCTCCCAGCCACAGTACCGAGTGGAACGACGAAAAACTCGATAGCTCCCTCCGGATTCTGGCCAACTCCGTCCGACGACACCTGCTTTGGCAACTATCTCAGGAGAACGACACCGTTGCGACCATCGACGAACTGTGTGACGGACTCCTAGTCGATGGTAGTGAGAAACTGACCGGTGACGAAGCACGAATCGCACTCTTGCATACCCACCTACCGATGCTTTCCGACGCCGGGATAGTCGACGTCGACTGGGAACGGGAGACGGTCCGGTATCGGAGCGGCCACCGCATCGAATCTCTCCTGAGGCCGATACGCGCCACCACTGAGGCGTGA